The Papaver somniferum cultivar HN1 chromosome 6, ASM357369v1, whole genome shotgun sequence genome segment AAGTCAGCCCAAAACATCACCACATGTATGTTCAGGTACATTACTTGTTTAAGGATACTTCTATGTGAATGACATTATCAATTCAAATCCTTGTATGATTTGAATATTGATGCCTCCATGGATCTAGTCTTAATTAGGGCTACACAACCGGTAGGATGGTTAGGATATggtctatacccgccaccctacccgtttactggcggttaagaaaaattttacccgtcaccctacccgccattaaacgggtaagatcctacccaacccattctctggcgggccgggtagggtagggtgacgggtataaccgtttttccCCCTTCTCCATGACTTTCTGAAGTCTGAATTTCAGACTCTGAACAAGAAAAGGGACCGTGCATGTTGTGCTAGTAGACCAACGATGAATTTAGAAACAAAAGCATAACCATAGAAAATGTACAaacaaaagtattctcaagaaaagagttgtattctttttgaaatagacgatgaatcccagcccaattccatgttcttgacgtgaccttgttcttcatataacagtatcatcaccaaaagctcttcatattgaccttcttcttcaatcatcatctacgatgatggaataagtactaagatcaccaaataaatctgcatacaagttatctcttgttagattcagtcataatagtgaatgatttgatgcaaagttcagtcataataccaacatcaagtaATATCACAACAATTTCTGTATCTGTTATGTTTGAAAGACAAAATAAGAGGCTAGGAAATTGCTAAATTCTATGAGTTCGAGATAGTAACTATACTTCAAAAAAAGTacagaaaaataagaagaagaaactgcTCCTTTGATAGTTTTAGAACTAACATGCAACTCAGAGCATTGTATTCAGAAAAGGCAGTATATTTCAGAAAAGGCAGAAACCCAGACATGAAATAATGTTATCCTAAATCTACAAGTGCTGAATAAGAAGGACATTATCTTATAACCTTAACATATTATGGCCAAACAAAACCATGTGCAAGCATACGCAGGAATAATGACAGAGACCTAACTCTAATCATGTTCAAGTACCCGtcatcctttgcatattttttgttttctgagTTCACATCTCTTTGCATATATCACCACTACATCAATAAAAAGACACCAAAGCTATATCTGCAACTTCACGGTTTCCTAATGAGATACATGCCAGGTAGTTCTACAACACCTAATACAATACAATGCATTTATATGCTTGAATCATCCTTTATAGTCATCAAAAGATCTGATTTAGGCACTGCGAACTGTAAAGCAATTCTGACTTCAAGATACATGGCACTTGATTACAACAACATGATAAAATAGAAATCCTTGCACCGAAGGAGAACCAACAAATGTTGATTAAGAGGTCTTAGTATACTTACTGATGGAAATATACATATGGTTATACTATATTGTAAGAAACTGAAAACAACAAAGACTTGACAAATGTAGGAGAATCAATGTAGGAAAGTTGTATACCTGACTCTAAGACGTCATCCTCCTTCTCAAATCCAGGGCTCCACAGTTTCGCAAATTGAGGAACCTTTCCAACACAATCAGGGTGATAAAGCTTTACGACAGTCCCTGTAAAACAGTCACAAAGGACTAAGTCAGGTATAAGTACCAGTTGCTAACTATAACATACTACTTTGTACATGAGAAATATTTGATGTCTATATTGGGATTTCTAGCTTTTTACACAGGGTGCTTGATACACTATGGCTTCTAACCACACTAATATAACATAACAAAGATCTCCACATTCCAACAATGAAATAGAAACATCACTCTTAACATAACCTTCAAAGACTACATAACAGTACTCTTTTACGCTCGTAATACTTTCTACTAGCAAACTTCAACACAAAACTTAATCCATTTGAGTTCATTCATGATAACTACACCCAAACTGGAAAATACTAACTGACAGTAACACCAGTATATCAACAACACCTAAGGTGAAAGTTATCAACCAATGCAGTTCCTACCAATGCAGTCATTAATTGCGAAATACAAAGGTATCTACTTCATATTGCTTCTCTTAAAATTTGGATTCACAAAGTAGAAAATCTATACATGGAAAAGGTTCTTTAAAAAACATATATGTTTTCAAAAAACCACCAGATTCTCCACAATGTGGAAGGACATGTCACAAGCAGTAATCTCTTTCGTTGACTCTCATCTCTCCCTGGATGAGAATAAGAACTCTTAAGGGGTATGAGTGTCTAATCATGCTCATCATGTGTGGGATGTATAGGTTTTGTAACAAGGTATAAGCTCTGCTCCCTGAAACAATCTGTAATAGAACAAACCTACTTTTTGTTCTCTAAATTCATTTATTGAGCTATGTTAAGAATTGTTTTATAAGACAAAAGGTTCCATAAGCTACACTTAAGTCAGTTGATTTACTTGAACAACAGTTGACCATATATCATACATGTTAAACAACGGACAACTAGAAGCAAAGACACGAAAATTCATCTAAAATTATCAAAGATACAGATCAAGAAATGTGTCTATAATGGAGGGAACCAAACCTGATAACGGTACTTAACAGTTCAAAGCCTAAGCAGATTGCAAGTGAGGGAAAATGGTCACCAGCATCGTTTCTCTTAAGAAATATCTGTATGCATAATCAAATAGATGAAGCAAAGAGTTAATACACAATAAATCAGGGCAGCCACATAGCAATCTAATTCAAAACACTTACATTATGGAAAACCAAGTATAATCAAATAGATGAAGCAAAGAGGGTTTTATATAACAAAGCAAACAAACCCAAGCAAAAGAATACAGAGAAATCCTAATTCCCACGTTCTATTTCAGTAGtatagggtttttcataaaaatttcaaaatcagttaCTAATATAAAATAGAAAATCTAATTAACACATCAACACCTTAATGAAAGCCTAATCCAAAAGaacaaatcaaaacccaaatcaaaacacaaattgaaaGCTTTAAACACTTACATCTTCAGATCGAAACCCTCAAAACCTCAAACTGCACTTGCAGcctgaaaccctaaattctctTCTGCAGAGATAAGAAAGTGGATTGAGATGAGCAAAAAATAGATTCAAACACATAATGATACACAAATCGAACACACAAATAACCTACATCTTCAGCTTCAGATCGAAACCCAGACTTCACTTCGCTACTGCAGAGACGAGGAGATGAAATGGTTCGAATGAAAAGATAGAAATGGTTCGAATGAAAAATAGATGAAATGGTTCGATAGAAAGTAAAATCCATTCAAGGGTTACTTTGTCTTTTACCCctaatatgttttaaaataacaaaaaaataggcaGGAGGAGAAAACAATACAAGGGTTACTTTGTCTTTTCAGTATTAGACGGGTAGGTGGGTAGGGTAGGGTAATTTCGTGCTTTACCCGTCATCCTACCCATTTAACGACGGGTAAAAAAATCTCTAACCGTCACCCTGCCCGCCAAATAATGGGTAGGATAGGATAAGGTTACaacactggcgggtagggtaggattggtgggtatggatagggtatgtgcacccctagtctTAATCATTAAAACTCCCTCGCAACCCCCTATATATAATATATTCTCCTTCTCGTTCTAAAACTAAAAGACCTTTTAGAGCTCAGACCaccaaagaaagaaaacaaaaaaaagttgaTCGAAATTTGATCATTAAGAATTTAATTACATTGTTTTTTTGCCTGCTTGGGTTACAGTAGGTTtctaaattttcaaaattttgacaTGTCCATTGTTCATGAATGTAGATAGTTTGGATGGGGTCAGAAGGAAAGTCTAATGCAGTTCTTATAACCAGTTGTATGAAATGTAGTTCCATCCGGAAATTTTTGTTATAATCACAGTATCTAGAACCTTGTAAAGTAAGTACAAACTTAACTGCTTAAGAGTTTTTAATTTCAATCTCATGTTGCGACTACTAAAATTTTACTGTTATGCTAGAAAGACATGGCATATAATTGCAAAAAGTCTAAAGTCATGAGTGCTTATCACATTAATCAGTTTACGCGATTTCCTTTCTATACTCTTACACTAAATCTAAAATTAGCTGAGAATTTGTGATTTTGTTTCATATTTTACTCCATGATCAGAATCAAATCGTACGTTAATTAATTCGTTTTATAAGCATATGAAGTAGTAGTTGGTACACATGATCtgttcttttcaagaattttcaGTTCCAACTTGAGCTGCCGGGAAGTATGGATGAGGAATCATGCAATCTGCAACTTCATTTTAAAACTAGGCCTTGCCTCCACAACTTAATGGTTTGAATTTATGAAACTTTGGGATTCTGTTTTGGTAGTGTTTTGTGGTTAAGAAGAGCATGTACTATTGAATGTACTTCCACTCCAATCAATCAATTTCAAGCttctcatttctttttttttcttcattatgTGGCGTGGCGGAGTATTTTCATTTGACACCGCGTACTACATAAAACTCAAATTTCAAAGTATTCATGACAAAATGTTGCAAAAATGAAAAGGTAAACTACAAAAAATAGGCCCGAGATTAGTAGGATTTGggctcattttcttcttcttcttgatgaacaAAGACTGGTTACGGCCACGTACGGCTAACAAACTCGATACATAGCGTACAACTCCCAGCATCGCCGTCGTCGTCCAAGAGAAATATATGTATTCGaagattctatttttttttccttaatttgtttttcttaatcAGTGGTGTTTCATGAAAAGTTTGTATAAGAGCTGTTATGGCTGATGACCTGGCTTCTAGAACAATCTAGATCTTCAAATCTCATTCCTGTCTTGCAGTCATGGTAAAAATCCACATTGCTTTATCCGTCTGCTTATGGATGCTCTGTTTTTGGTGGCGACGTGCCGTACTTTTAAGGATGATTAAGACATCCATGCAGAGACTTACACAAAATGTACCAACAAATTCCGATAATTTTTGTACCAAGATTTGCATCTTGATGATTTGTTGACAGGTTGCAAGGCAAAGATTAACATGTAACTTTGCGTAGCTTGGCACTTAATTTCATGTCTATGAGGCAATTCTATCACACGCCTTGACAAATTTTTGCGGCCTTTCATGTCTCACTCCATTAATTAGTTTTCTAAACAGATTTTGTAGACAGTTTTACGAATTTTCTAAAGTGATTAGTAAAATGAATTCAAGGATAATCCTTCAATCTCCATTAAATGACACCAGTGATGCATGAGCTGCACTCAATCAAAATTTGTTGTTAGGAAAATGTAAATTCGCAGTGTTGATTGATTTTAATTATTAGTGGATTCGTACAAACACTCAAAACTTAAATCCTCACCAAGTCGCTGACAAACATGGTGACGTCTCTTAATTAACCACTCACAAGGAAGTCTTATTAACGTTATTATATTCTTATCTTGTTTAATTATTTAACTTCACTTAAACTTAATTAATGAATTACTCCGTCTACTGGTAGTGGCTTACTTGCATAACAAAACATCTTCACATGATCCAGTGAATCAACTTAGAATCTTAGACCCATCAATTTTCTTTCCAAACAAAATCCCCTAATGTTCATCCGGATCAAGCATAGGCTAGTTAATTACCTAGCTACCAAACACTAGAATAAACTCACTCTACCAGTTAGGAATCATTGTTTATATGGTGGCATGGCGGTCCTCTCAAATATGAAATTAATGCATTCAAGTGAGTTTTACCACCTATCAATGGCGAGTTGCGACACAAATTTGAGAATATATAGCGAGCAAACTAACTGAAACTGCAAGGTTGTAAAAGAATGCATCACCCGGCCGGTAGATTTTGGTCTTTCCAGTTTCAAATAATAGTAGGTGGGTGCGGTATAAGGATATAACCGGTGTAACATATCAGTACGGTCAGCTAGTTAATGTTGTTAGTACTCTAAACCTTATTCGAATTGTATAATGATTCTATACAAATCCAATTCAGTCAAGACTTCGTTTCCCAAGCTAACACTTAATTCTTCTTCATCAAGTAATCAACAAGTCAACCCAAAACATCACCAGGTACATTATTTGTTTATGGAAACTTCTATGTGTGACATTATCAATTCGAAACCTTGAATGATTTGAATATCAGTTTAATAAGGCCTTCTTGGATCTAGTCTTAATCATTAAGACTCCCTCACAccccattatatatatatattttgcttttcccCTTCTCATTCTGTAAAAAAACTTTTAAAGCTCAGACAGTTGAAggaagggaagaaaaaaaaagttaagcaAGAAGACAATGTTGAGTCACTTCATCTGTGGAAATTTTCATGATGAAGAAGACAACGAAGAGTACTATCCATCTAGCAGCAGTACTTCGTCGCCAAACAGATCACCATCACCAAAGAAATCATCTGCTTCATCATCGTCGAAAAGAAGTAAGATAAGTAATTTCTGTAATAgacataaaaacaaaaagaatgagAAGAACCCGTATTCATCTCGTGGGCTAGATAAATTCAGTTTGCTGTTAGCTGATcttgaagataaaagaatcaagatttTGGATCAAAtcgctactactactactactgcaCAAGATATACCTTTAATACGTTTCGGGTATTCGGATTCGAAAGGTAATTTGGTTCCGATTATAATCAGGTTGAAAAATCAACAGCAGAAAAAACAAGAACCCGAGTTACATATAGATGGTAATGACAAAATTGTTGAGATTACAGAGGACATACAAAAAAGTAATACTGCTAAACTTGGTCCATCACCATTATCGTCACCAGAGGCAGTGAAGAAGATACAGAAGAAAAGTTTGCTAGACAAAAGTAAAAGTCATATATGCAAGTACTACTTCGGAATTGTCATAGTGTTGATTCTATTATGCTTGGCGATTTACGGGAGATCGTTTGCGATAATCTGTATGTCAGTTTGTTGGTATTTGATGCCTGTTGTAGACAAAAACCTGAATTCAAGAATCAAGAAGAATAATAATTATACCGATGAGGAGAAGAAAATGGGTATTGATGGATTTCCTTATTCTTTCAACAAGAAGTACTACGCTGGATAATCTTCTAAGCTGTTAACTTGATCGAATTCAAGATCAttaattttattcaattttttctttgtgatgttttttcttgttcttttcctgTTTGGGTTACAGCAGGtttgaattttcaaaattttgacaTGTTCATCGTTCATGAATGTAAATAGCTTGGATTAGGTCAAGGTCAAAAGTCAAGTCAAATGTACATTAAGAAGATATGTTCTTACTATTAGCACGCAATAATGTTACCATTATGCTAGAAAGGCATCTGTTAAAATTCTTACTCCCAATCTAAAATTAACAGAAATTTTGTGAttctattttatatttttctcCATTATCAGAAGCAAATCCTGCGTTAATTAGTTTAGCTGATATAAAATTACAAGTACAAGATGATACACATTATTTGTTCTTTTTAAGAAATTTCAGTTCCAAGTTGAGCTGCCGGGAAGTATGGCTCAGGAATCATGCAGACATGCAACTTCAATTTAAAACGAGCTTCGAACATGGTCTTCTGCTCGACTTGGGCCATGCGAGAACATGGTCAATGCTAATCTTAGATTCTTACTTAGTAAGGGCAAAGCTTTTGAGCAAAGCAATCCGAAACCCGAAATTTACAGAAATCATGGAGTCAGTCAAGCATATAAATCATTATCAGATTGTGATTAAGAAGCAGATACTATAATATATTCTAATCACTGACTAAAATACATTTGAAAACTGCTAGTTGTATTGAGGTCAGTGAGGGCGTAAGCAACAATTAGAGTAATAATTAATCCTATTCAATCATACTGAACTCCTTGACCAAATATTATAGATATGGAGTACCATTATCAAGGTTTTTTTAAGAAACAGTAGTTTAATCTAATGAATTGGATATGTTACGTACCATGTACTTGATAACAACGTAGTTCTCCATTACTCAGAGATCATGTGCATATTATGGGCCCTAATGTTCCGGGTGAGGCATGTTATGAATGTGGTTGCAGTTTCCAAAAGATAGTTTTCAGTGTTGCATATGATAAGGTATCTATATTTTTATACTGCAAGTTTGCTCAGTAATGCAAACTTGATCATCTAAATTCTTTTTTCAGTATTGCGCAGTCTCCACCACTTGATCATCTAAACAGTTTTTAAGATCCAGAATGATGAACAACATCCAGGCTAAAACATACAAGGATTCGAAAAGGCAGGGAAAGAATGAATTCTCCAGTAGGTCCTATAAAGGGGCCAAGGTATAAGTTGCAGACTTCTGTAGAAATTTCAGAACCTATTAACATTCGAACACCTTTGTTGCACGTTCGAATGATTAAAATCCATTGGCACCGTAAGAAAAAAGATAAGGCTAAAATAACTTCAACGCGTCTTATTTTTGCAATTTGCATCTATAAAAAGAGGAGTTTAATCTTGGATTAATATCTGTTTCTACTAAAACAGCGTCAACTCCCTATATTCATAGTCAAGCTGCCCACGATTGTCTGTAACAAAACTGGAATACGCAAATTGGATATAATCAAATCCCTGTTCTCCTTAAAAGACATATTGAGTTTTGACCCCTAAATTTGTCAACGAGAAATTTACGAGGATACTGAATATAAGAATGTTATAGATTTATAGTACAACATACTTGGAAAACAAGTTTATTCACTTTCACTTAGTGAATCGGTCTTGGAGCAATGGAGCTCTTCTTTTCCAATACATCATCTGAGGATGATCTATATGGCCAACCTCCTCAGTCCTGCATAAGGTTTGAAGGGTTTTTATAAAACAATCATTCAGAAATCATAatctaagaaaaccaaaataataTGGACACCTTCTATAGAAAGATAAAAATCACGAGCAAGGAGACTCAACCTTGAATCGCTTGGGGTGCGAACCCTCTGAAACATCTTGTGTAAGACGAGAATGAATACTTGGACGCTTGTTATGTTGTTCTACAGTATCCTGCAGACGGCCGTTTCTTTGTAGCGAGTTGCGGAAAAACTCACCTTTGTCCCAAGTCACCTCGTATTCAGCTCTAAGACGTGACCCTTGCTGCTTAATAGCAATACCAAATCCATACAATTGACTTAAGACATTTGCATGTAGACACAGACAACAGAGACTGAATGGTCCAGCAACTCAATACAAGATATAACCTCAAATGCTTCCAGAGGGGAGTCAAAAAAATACACATCAAACATATTTGTGTTCCTGAATGGCACAACGTAAGGTTTTCAAGTAGATGGCTCCTTAAAATTTCAAATTATAACTGAAAGAGAACAGTTCACTGCAGGCGGGTAAAATTCATATAGTCATGCATATATATATGGAAAGAAAATGAGTGTTTTCATTTTCTCCCGAGTCTCGATTATTGACTGTGTTGGGTCAAGAATCTACATCTTTCTGATACTAGATTCTACTTGGACTAATAAGTTCATAGTGATATGAACATGAAAGTAAGATATATCTATAAGGTGACCACGTCCAAGACTCCAAGACAGCTAAGTATGACGATAATTGTTGTGAAACATTAAAACAAACATTGAATAGAGGGCCAAACCAACTTTATACCTTTTGCATTGAGCGACCACACAACACTTTCAAAGCATTGCAGAAATCGTCATACTTTTCGTACTGAACAACAATCTTGCACTGCAGACCAGACGCAATGCTCTCCTCACCCTCTTCCCCGTTCTTAACTAGATCAACGTCCACAGCAGCATTAAGATTCCTATTAGGCAGAATTTGAAATCATCGCAAATTACAATATGTATAAACAATGCAAGTAGAATATGATCACAAATTAAAAACCGAACCCGGGGGAGACAACAGAAGTAAACATGATAGTATAATTCATGGGATCATATCATACATCCAAACCTAAACTTTCAGTCAGCATATGAGTAAGAAACAGACGAGAAGCTTTTGATTATTTTCACTAGACAGTTTGACGAAGCATTCAACATTACATCCCGTACATTATGTATAAGATAGCTTTTCTTTCTGTCAGATTGCTGAATTTGCAGCATTTTTCTTTGTTCCTCGTTGCGCATAATTCTTTCCGCAGTTTATTTAACAGACCTATGAACCATAAAGAAATTCTTGGAAAAGAAAATTCAGCTACCAAGACATAAATGACAAAATAAGCCTGTGTGAGAGTACTTTGACATAAATAAGGTCAGCTCGTGTGCTTAATTACCAGTTAGCCCCTACCAGCGAACACGGTTGTCCAGGTACATTTCACAGGTTTAAAGTCAAGATATTCGAGAAATGGATTTCAGAGTCCTTAAGCAAACAAATTATCTTAAGAAATAGGTATTGAGGGTCATACTTACTCACCTTTTCAATTGGATTACAGTTTCCTGGCTAGGGAACAACATCGTTTGACTTAAATTTTACCAACCCATCCTAAGGTGTAAAGGCCTTCTCTTCATCCCTATTCATATCATGTTTTACCTCATGAATATGTAGAACTCCCTATATAAATTTCAGCTGCACTGGCTGAAACTCGAAGGGAGACAAATTTTATCTTAAGTTCACTTGTGCATCTAACATCCAAATCCTTCCCAACTAATTCAATATATACTAGAGTGAGCTATAAATGGTTATATCGACCATAAAGCACAAATGTTTATGAACGTTTTCCAATATATTTTATGATACTCATTTAAAGAATGCCTGATATACGTCAATTTTATTAGGCAGACTAGTTTAAATGCATTACATTACGAGACCACTTATACGTTGGTTGTATAGAGTTT includes the following:
- the LOC113288539 gene encoding uncharacterized protein LOC113288539 produces the protein MLSHFICGNFHDEEDNEEYYPSSSSTSSPNRSPSPKKSSASSSSKRSKISNFCNRHKNKKNEKNPYSSRGLDKFSLLLADLEDKRIKILDQIATTTTTAQDIPLIRFGYSDSKGNLVPIIIRLKNQQQKKQEPELHIDGNDKIVEITEDIQKSNTAKLGPSPLSSPEAVKKIQKKSLLDKSKSHICKYYFGIVIVLILLCLAIYGRSFAIICMSVCWYLMPVVDKNLNSRIKKNNNYTDEEKKMGIDGFPYSFNKKYYAG